A portion of the Hypanus sabinus isolate sHypSab1 unplaced genomic scaffold, sHypSab1.hap1 H_10, whole genome shotgun sequence genome contains these proteins:
- the LOC132386059 gene encoding ras-related protein Rab-4B has protein sequence MSETYDFLFKFLVIGSAGTGKSCLLHQFIENKFKQDSNHTIGVEFGSKVVNVGGKTVKLQIWDTAGQERFRSVTRSYYRGAAGALLVYDITSRETYNALTNWLTDARTLASPNIVIILCGNKKDLDADREVTFLEASRFAQENELMFLETSALTGENVEEAFLKCARTILNKIESGELDPERMGSGIQYGDASLRQLRQPRSMQTQNKQQCNC, from the exons ATTTCCTGTTTAAGTTCCTGGTTATCGGCAGTGCGGGAACAGGGAAATCATGTCTTCTTCATCAGTTTATTGAAAACAAAT TCAAACAGGATTCCAACCACACGattggagtggagtttggatcgaaAGTAGTTAATGTTGGTGGCAAGACAGTTAAACTACAGATCTGGGACACAGCAGGGCAAGAGCGTTTCAG GTCGGTAACGAGGAGTTACTACAGAGGAGCAGCAGGTGCACTTTTGGTATACGACATCACAAG CCGTGAGACCTACAATGCACTCACAAACTGGTTGACAGATGCCCGGACCCTTGCCAGTCCTAATATCGTCATAATTCTCTGTGGGAACAAGAAGGACTTGGATGCTGATCGGGAGGTCACGTTCCTGGAGGCTTCGCGCTTTGCACAAGAAAACG AGCTGATGTTCCTGGAGACCAGTGCACTGACTGGGGAAAATGTGGAAGAAGCATTTCTGAAATGTGCAAGGACCATCTTAAATAAAATTGAATCAG GTGAGCTTGACCCCGAGCGCATGGGCTCAGGCATCCAGTACGGCGACGCCTCGCTACGCCAACTCCGGCAGCCCAGAAGCATGCAGACACAAAACAAGCAGCAGTGTAACTGCTAG